In Lathyrus oleraceus cultivar Zhongwan6 chromosome 2, CAAS_Psat_ZW6_1.0, whole genome shotgun sequence, the DNA window AGTTGCGGTGATGGCAAGATAGTTACAGGTGATGGAAGCTCGTGAGCAAAAGTGAAGGAAAAGAATATACTTGTGTGTTTATGTTTGTTTTAGGGAGGTTTAAAACTTGTTTGTTTTAAGGAGGTTTAAAACCCCCACAATCTAAAACATTTTTACGGTCGAATTTAAGTGATATGGCATGCAACGTCAGAAAATAGACGGAAGAAACTAAAATTGTGGACGGAAAACTTAAGTGATATGGCATGCAACGTCAGAAAATAGACGGCAGAAACTAAAATTGTGGGCGGAAAACTTTAAGAAAACTATTATTTGAAGATAACTTTTTTAGGAATTAAAATTGAATCTTAGGATATTTACGAAAATCATTATGAACCATTCACTGATAATGTAAGAAAATCATTATAGTTGCAGACAATAAAACATTAACTTTAAGGAATGTAATTTTTTTCATTGATACAATCAAAGTGAACTTAAACTCTATGTGATATTGAACTTGTATCAtgaaatataaagtcaaatagataaatttgattgattttCAGTATTAGTAGCATTTCATTCTTTTCTCTTCTAATCACACAACCTCTATACTTAAATCAGTAAAAGTAGAATTAAAGCTTAATCATAACAAGGATTTAACTATAAGCGTGATTTAGAGCAAAGGGGAAAGTTTCCAATGCAGAAAACTGTTCTATAAGAAAAAGAATGTACAAAACTTTCTAAATCTCTAAAGATATATATCAGCAAGCTAACTTGTGATTCCTATTTAATTCGCACTTTTTTCCGAATGATCGGGCTTGACAAATGAAATGCTACCTCTTATCGTCGGTTTTTGTTCAATAGTTTCTACGATAGTTTGGTGTTGTCGTTCAATGGTTTCTATGATAGTTTGGTGTTCGTTTTCTTTTGCGTCTTGCTCAACCTGATCTACTCTTACTGCCAGCAAATTTGATCGTGGTGACGTTGGAGACAACTCAATATCAGAATGGTAATCATCTCGCTCATCATCATAGGCTGAAACGACGCGAGTTGAGTGACCGGTGGTTTTGTAACGGTGTAGCGTGGGGCTAATAGAGTGCACTGTTGAATCAGTGGTGCTTCCGTCCATGGTTCGCACACTCGACTTTCCATGTTTGTGTCCGTGCTTCTTTTTCACAGTATTGTGCCATTTTTTTAAGGCTTTCGATGTTTGTTCATCAAATATTGATTTTTTCATTCTTGATCCCATCTGCAAATGTTTCACCAACCTTGAAATCTTAATAACTTGCAAGTATAAATTCAATCGAAGAAAAAGAGTGACACCGATGATCAATAGAAACTCGTGAAAACGAAATCGAGTAGTACCTGAGTAACAAGAGCATATAATGGAAGAGTTATGTAACTGCAAAGGCATAGCACCCCAACCCTTCAAAACGAACACGAGAGTTAATCGATTAAGCGAACGCTACTTTGACGAAAGAGAATTTCAGATCAAACTTACCCTAAGACTACTTTGACTATCGCAATACTTTGATCCGCATGGAAACAATTTTCCCGCCCAAAAGAGTACTGCAAATTAAGAAATCATCGGTTAGCCGTTTACCATAATCTACATAAAGTATAAAAAGACGATATTATCGGTGTAAGGATGGTTATGTACCCATATCCACAAGATATATGTTATTTGAAAGGCATTCTGCAAGAGAAAAGCATCAATTAGTTACAAAGGTTAACAATCAAAAATCGAGAAACACCCCGAAAATACTTTTCTCTCATTAGTACAACGATTGAACTAGAAAACCGTCCTACTTGTATAATCGCGTATCCATCAAATACCGTAAATAACATTTATAAAAAAATTTGTACTAACTGGATTTACCAAATTGAATACCTGAAACAGGGAAAAATGGATAAGATGGAGAAGTAATTGAGGCCGACCGAACCAGAAATATTTGTCGGAGCCTTGAACAAGAGGAATCCCTTGGATAACTGCGTGTCTTTCTGTGATTTCAATAGCCATCTTTGTCAATGTAGCTTGAAGTTTTGTTCCAACCGCCAAAATTATCTTCAGCCGATTAAACGATTTGTATAGTATTAATTTGAATTTTGAACCATGGTTATCGAAATAAGATTCAAATTGTGAATCGGAAGCAAGCTTTAAACGGAGAACATAATACTTACAACAACAGGAATCAAGGATGCCCAAACTATAGCATGCCATCCTGAAAAATAAAGAGTTAACCAAATCAATATTCAAACGCAGAAGAGTAATATCGATGGAATCGACGGAGGAAAAAGTTAACAAGTTGCTTACCATTAACATTTAGGAGAAGGAAAACAACAAACGATGCCCAAAGGACCGGACTGTCGACAACAACACAAAACACTTAGCGTGTATGTCACAAGCAAACTATCGCCGAAAAGATAAGAAAATAATGTTTCAAATGCGTGGTGTGAAGATGTTACCTGACTCCGACAACTACCTTGAAGTCATCCTCTAAGGATCTTTTGATATACTTTTGGAAGTTAAATTTACTTCCTGGCGACAGGTGAACCTACACGCACGACGCACTGTTATGAAACGAACGTGAATCTGAACATTAAAAAGGTATCTTATGGAGTAGGACTCACAGCGATAAATCCGTTGCGCAGAGTCAAATAGTCAGCCTTATCAACGGATCTATAAAACTGTCTAAAGAAGCAACTCTGAAATTGACAAAAGGGAAGATATGGTTATATGTTTTCTCGAGCTATATCGAATATAGTAAAATAACTAAAGTGTCATTTTTCTTTTTCGTTAACAAGTTTTACATGCATTTACGATTACGATTCCAATCTCAAGCTAATAGAAGTGAAAAAAAATTGCATATTGTAAAGTTTGGTCTTACTATAATAAAGAAGATGGGATTTTTTGTCCAAAAAGTGGCATGTTGTCGAACAAATGATGTTTCGTGTGTAAGCCGAAATCTTGAAGGATCTGCGTGATGAGTACACAACAAGTCATGAAATTGCATGCAGAAGCATTTGAAAATAGAATTATTTTGTAATCAAAAAAGAAAAACAGTTAAATACATCGTTGAACGTCATAGTCATACCAGTAGCGAACTCATATCCATGAGACGATGTCTCCGCCTCCCATGCCTTCCATCCTCGTATCTACATAAAAAAATCCTCAATCACCAAAAAAATCCTCGTATCTACGTGTGCTGATAAAAAAATCCATGTGCTTTCAATAACCAACGGAATAAGAAAGACGCGCGGACCTTTAGTCTCCCGAGAAGCATTGTGACCGCACTATATAGAACATGAAGGACCGCTAAGAAGAATATGAGAATGTGTATCTGGTGCAATCCGTTGGCAGATATAAGGGGTTCTTTACCCTATAACAAACAAGCAAAACGAACCTTTGATATTGCGATGAAAGAAATAAGATAAATTAAATTGACAAGAGAAAATAGAAGCTATAGAGGATTTGTATTTGAAACGAGACCGATAAATAAATAATGGCAACATAGTTACCTCCTTGCATTGGACAGGAGTAGCATCTTCCGATAAATATCTGCGTTCATAAAAGAGAAGCTTCCTATGATGTTCCGCTTCGTCACTTGCATGTTGGGTACTATCATATGAACATGGCAAGAATGTGTGTGAAACATTTGCAGGAATACATATTTTAACAATGAAGGTTTGCCCAAAAGTCAAAAGCAATGAAATGAAGCCTAAAATCATCAATTCTGCAACaacaaaaaaatcaaaacaaatttaAGATTGATTAGAGAAACATAAGAGAAATCATTAAAATTATTATAATCATTATTTTTTCACCTAAATCCGaagagaaaaacaataaaaagaaaagaaaattaaCTCAAGATGAGTCAAAATACATTCAAATTGCTTTGAATTATGAAGGACCGACACACACCAGACACGACACTCACACGTCGACAACGAATCTAGCTAACCGACACTGACCTCGTCTTTAATCTGAAGTACTGCACTTCATAAATCATAATTTCATAACTATTAATCCGTTGACTAAAATTTTACCTGCTTTGACCTTTTCCAGAGCTTCAAGCAAAGCCCTCTTCTGTCTTTCTCCCAGCCACTGAGAAAATCCAAAACACACATGATTCATTAATAAACTCAATAACCAAAACAACCCTTcaatttaaattttaaaaaaaaaaaactacaATTTCACTAATTATATCACAATTTTcaacaaaacaataaaaaaaattgaatttttatcATAGAATCAACAAAATGAAAGACAAACCAATGCACATTACAGCAAAAGACAATTTTTATTGAAACAATTGAACCAGAAAAGGGATTGTGAATTTCAAAATCAGATAAACACTGATAACAACTACgattgaaaagaaaaaaaaaatgtTTGAAATTGAAATACCAATTACAATACCATTCCAATTTTGTGAAGACTCTTCTCAAGAACAATCGAAATCAAGATGAAAATAGTGCAGACACAAGCAACAGCCCATGTTGGTGTCTGATCAAGGTTTTTCGAACCGCTACTGCTCTCAGTTGAAGCCATAACCACACCGCCATTGTAGTACAGCAATGAAAAAGAAACCAAACACCGAAACACAAACATAGgtgaaacaaaaaaaaaatcgAAATTCACAAAATGAAAGCAAATGCTGATCTAGGTTTGAAAAGGAAATTGGTATCTTCAACGCGTGAGTTGATTATGGTTCAGTGATGGAAGAGTTGTATGAAATGGCTTCAAAACGTTGAATTGGATTAAAAGACAATTTTGAAAAAAAGTAAAATATACATAAATGTCTTGTTCTTGTCTTTTTTTGTCTTATGTAGTAGGAACGTgaataattaattaattaacaaaaaaggtattttaattttttattaattgAAAAAACAGCTAATTAATAACAAATATTCTGACATGAATGAAGCGTGTGGGGAAATCAAATCAGGCTTGCAATCTGGCAACAATCAAGGGAAGGAAATTTTATAAATGTTTTGgtcaaaacaataaaataaaGAGATTGTCGCTTTTATATGATGAAATTAAACCGGTTTGGTTCGAATAGATAAGACCGGTCACCTAATCGGTCCCGGTCTATCAAAAAACCGGTGAGCATGAAGATATAAAAGGGGACAGCATTTTATattaaaaattttaatttaattttatatatatatatatatatataaaagataaaaGACCAATCATATACTtcaattattatttattaattaaaataattatcatatttaaaataaaattattattcaaataaatattaataatataaaataataaacaaatataagTCTAGTACTGAAAAATGTCAGATAACACAACTAATTAATCATGCAATCTTGTATAATTCTACTATCACATCCTTTAGAGCGTACTAGTACTACTggaagaaaaataagaaaattaaGAAAAATTAAGAAAAATTAAATAAGAAAACAGGCCCTATGTTTTTGGATCCGGCGTATTGGACATTGTATGGGGTGTGCAAAAATATGGTTAACCAAATTATATTACAAAACTGAATTGCATTGCACTATAAAATAACTAAACCACTTGAATGGTTAATGAACTGAACCATTTAAATTAACCAATTATAATTCAGTTTAAAACCGGTTCATAACCAGTTTTCTTTTATAAACTGTTTtagttataattttttttaatgaaaaaaagaaaaattattgagagtgaaaaaaaatagaaattaaaaatatttataattataaaaagtaaaaaatattttattgaaaattaaaaataaaattataaaaaaaatctgaaaataaaatattttgtattccataaaataaaaaataatttttttctgaaaatagttttttttattcattaaaaaatataatttaatttgaaataaaaaaaatattttttagaaaaataaaaaattattgttttttgaaataaaaaaattctgaaaaaattattttctttttgaaaaataaaaatttcagaataaataatttttgtttttttcccaaaatttttgaaatataaaaatattttttttttccaaaaataaaattcaaaaaaaagttaTTCTGGATTTTTTTCCCCgaaaatttaaaattaaaatatttttttaattttttttgcatgaaattttaaaaatatctattcagattttttttttcaaaaaaataaaaattttaattaatttttataaataaaag includes these proteins:
- the LOC127117734 gene encoding MLO-like protein 10; this encodes MFVFRCLVSFSLLYYNGGVVMASTESSSGSKNLDQTPTWAVACVCTIFILISIVLEKSLHKIGMWLGERQKRALLEALEKVKAELMILGFISLLLTFGQTFIVKICIPANVSHTFLPCSYDSTQHASDEAEHHRKLLFYERRYLSEDATPVQCKEGKEPLISANGLHQIHILIFFLAVLHVLYSAVTMLLGRLKIRGWKAWEAETSSHGYEFATDPSRFRLTHETSFVRQHATFWTKNPIFFIISCFFRQFYRSVDKADYLTLRNGFIAVHLSPGSKFNFQKYIKRSLEDDFKVVVGVSPVLWASFVVFLLLNVNGWHAIVWASLIPVVIILAVGTKLQATLTKMAIEITERHAVIQGIPLVQGSDKYFWFGRPQLLLHLIHFSLFQNAFQITYILWIWYSFGRENCFHADQSIAIVKVVLGVGVLCLCSYITLPLYALVTQMGSRMKKSIFDEQTSKALKKWHNTVKKKHGHKHGKSSVRTMDGSTTDSTVHSISPTLHRYKTTGHSTRVVSAYDDERDDYHSDIELSPTSPRSNLLAVRVDQVEQDAKENEHQTIIETIERQHQTIVETIEQKPTIRGSISFVKPDHSEKSAN